TCCCCGAGCCAATAATGGTGAATTCCAAGCTGACTTCTTGGGATAAGGAAAAAATTCATGAAGTGGTTGCTAAGCTATTTCTCAGCAGCTAGGCCAACCTTTCTGAATATTAGGACCTTTAGAGGATCGATGCCTAATGTGAATGCTGCCGAATAGATAAGGGAAAAGAGGGAGGCTGTCAGTGGAATTGGCTTGACGATCAACCCGAGGGTTCCAAGGGCAAGAAAGGCAGCTATGACCCCTATGATGGAAATTGATAGTTCCCTTCCCGGCCTTGTTCTCCAGAACCACCTTCTCTCCCTCACAATTAGGACTCTGAATTGGCTGGTGAAGACCATTACCAGCAAAATGAATGTCTGCATCTCATGCTGACCGAAGGCAAATAGCCTAAGTCCCAGGTATATGGCTATGAGAGCTTCAAAGAGAAGAGCTATTCCAATTATTGAGGAAGATATCATTAGATTTCTTATGCTCCATTTGTTTGGACTGAGTGAGGGTTCTGCATTGTCTGTAGCCAATGACATTGTGGCAAAATCATTGGCAAAAATCAGGAGGGCCATTCCCATTAGAGTAAGGACATCGTAGCGCAGCCACATCAGGCCAAGTACCAGCAGTAATGTAAACTGAATTACCTTTGCAACCTTGTTCAATATCCATGTGAGCGCTCTCTGATATACTTCCCTGCTCTGAATTATAGCATCCACTATTCCCTTGAGTCCAGGAGTCAGAAGAACTATGCCTGCTGAAGCCTTAGCAACATCTGTGGCATTGCTCACCGCTATTCCAAGCTCGGCCTGCCTGAGGGCAGGAGCATCGTTTACTCCATCTCCCGTCATTCCTACCATGTGCCCTCTATTCTGAAGCCCCTTCACAATTGAATATTTATCTTCTGGATAGACCTCTGCAATGAAGTCCACCATCTCTATTGTTTGAGCAAATTTCTCCTGATCGTAGGACTTTATTTGCGATAGGGATGCTCCCTTGTCCCCTATTCCTACTTTCGCTGAGACCTCCTTCGCTATGAGGAAGCTGTCACCCGTCAGCATCTTGGGCTTTATGTATATTTCCTTGAGCTTTCTTATCAGTTCTGCTGAGTCTGGCCTTGGGGGGTCTGAAAGTCCTATTGCTCCTACTATCTTCATTTCTCCTCCTTCTTCTCCATATGAAACTAGAAGAGTCCTCAGACCCCTTGTAGCAAGATCCTCAATAATTTTTTCCAAATTTTGAGATGCCTCCTTGCATAGATTCTTTATTATCTGGGGTGCACCTTTTGAGACGCGGATTCTCTTCCCATCAAGTTCCACTATTCCCTCAGATCTCTTGAGGGAAGGATCGAAAGGAGTAAAAGATAGCTGTTTTCCCCTTGGCACAATCCCTAGCTCCTTGGCCTTCCTTGCTATTGCAGCATCTATTGGATCTCCAGTTTCTGTACTGCTTGCATATAGGGCAAGCTCCAGGAGCTCCTTCTTATCAATGGAACCCAGGGGGATCAGCTCTGTTACTTCTATGGATCCCATTGTAATTGTACCAGTTTTATCTAGGCAAAGCACATCCACCGAGGCCGCATCCTCAACTGCATCAAGCTTAGCAACGAGAACGCCCTTCTGTGCCAGCTCTCTTGCTCCTGCTGCCTGCATAATTGTCAGAACTGCGGGGAGAGCTACTGGGACACAGCCCATTAGGATAGTTACATCGAATGCTATTATTGAGATAAGTTCGTTCTTTAGTCCTGTAAGATAAGTGAATATGCTGGCTACTATCATAACTGCAATGCCCAAATACATTGAATATTTAGTTATTGAGAGCATTATCTCCTGCTGATGTGACTTTGGTCTCGCTATTCTGACGAGTTCAACGGTCTTTCCAAAATAGGTGTTCTTTCCAGTATTAACAACTAAGCACTTTGCCTTTCCTCTCCTCACAACAGAACCTGAAAATATGACGTCTCCGGAAGAGAGATCCACCGGAAGGCTTTCCCCTGTTAGAATGGATTGGTCCACTGAAATGCTTCCTTCAAGGATTTTGCAGTCCGCTGGAACTACGTCTCCAAGCTCTACTATTACTATGTCTCCTGGAACGAGAAATTTTGCCTCAATATTTTTCAGTCTTCCCGATCTTATAACTTTGGCCCTCAGTGCTAGCTTTGACTTCAGTGTTTCAAGGACCTTCTTGCTCGAGTGCTGATGTGCAAAGCCAACAATGGAATTTATTACGAGTAGAGCTGCTATTATGACAGCTTCAATCGTATGCCCTATTATAAGAGAAAGGGCTATGGCAATTTCAAGCAACCATGGCATTGGACCCCAGAATCTCCTGAGAAATTCGAGCATTGGATTTTCCTTCTTTTCCTCAACAGCATTGAGCCCATAGTGCTTCAATCTTTCCTCGGCCTCTGAATCGCTGAGACCTTCAGCATTTGTGCTCAAAAGCTTCATGGCATCTTCAGCAGAGATTTTCTCGAAGTCCTTTGTAGAAGTTTGCTTGGTGCTGCTCATTGTACAATCACTTCACAGCTTCCTCGCACATTATAGCGTAGCAAATTTAGCTATAAAAAGCATTTTTCGCTCTTAATAATTTTATGAGATTGTAGCATCTTTTAAAATGTCGCACTAAGCTTTCCACTGGAGAGATTGCTTCCAGAGGTCGTAGGATCACTTTTTTGCTTCGAGAATAAAGACCGCTCCCCCTAGCATGTAGTAGCACTTTGCCTTTCCAAATATTTTTTGAAAAAGAAATTTGATTGCTGGAGTGCTCATGAATCTTGTATATGTTCTTCTGAGCTCAATGTATCTGGTTATCCCTCTCCACCCCATCAGCACAGCTCCAGCTATGGCAGGAAGAAAGAGCATGTAAGGCCCTTCCAATATTTTGGAATAGATCCTTTTCCTCAGAGGCTTGCCAAGGTCGAGTATTAGGACAGCTGCTCCCTCTCTCGCCACTCTCCAAGCCTCTTTAGCTGCTCTGAAGTAGTTGATGGCATCCCTGAACGAAAATGAGAACGTTATGGTGGAAATGCTTCCATCCCTGAACGGAAGGGCTTCGAAGACTCCCCTAACAAGCTCTATCCCCTGCCTGTTGCCGTGCCTTCTTAAGGCTTCTTCAAGCATGCTCGTGAGGGGATCCAGGCCAATGATGTAGGATTCTTCTCCGAGGGATTCCAACAGAGCTTTTATTGAGCTTCCAGGACCACAACCAGCATCCAGAACAGGAAATTTAGTCCTCGTTGAGAGCTTTCTCACATTAATCTTGAATATTTCCCTAACATAGACAACGCTGCCAATGCTCATTATCAAGTTTGCTAAATCATAGATTTGAGGAATATCGCTTAGAACCTTTACTATTCTCGACCAGTAGCTGAGAGATACTTGCTTATCGCTGGGAGATGAGGCCAAATTTACTTCCTCATTATGTATTTTGTTTCAAGGCCACTGTCCTGCAGCTCGATGCCCATTTCTCCCAGAGAGCTCCTAATTCTATCAGAAAGCTCGTACAGCCCTCTCTCTCTCAAGCTTCTTCTAACGGCTATTAAGAGCTCAATCATTTGCTTCAGCCTCTCATCTTCCCTAGCGAGAGATGCTTCTTCTGGTACAAAGTCGAAGACCAGATTGGCCTCATGAAGGAAGCTGAATAGCTGTGCTGCTATTGCTGGATTCCAGCTTCTCTTCAATATTGAAAAGTAAATATCGGTTGCCCTCCTCGCGCTTTTTAATGCAGCGGCCGTGTTGAAGTCGTCGCTCATTGCCTCATGAAATTCCCTGTGAAGGTATTCTATCTCCCTTATGACCTTTATCTCATCGTCTTCCAATCGGAAATTCTGGGAGAAATCCCTGAGTGAGGCTCTCAATTCTCTATATGCTGTTGCCAGCCTCTGCTGGTTTGCCTCGTGTTGCTGAAGCGATTCCTCGTTGAATTCAAGTTGGCTCCTGTAGTGAGAGCTGAGGACCCAGATTCTTATAACTTCGGGGCTCCAGCGCTTTAGAACTTCATCTATGTATATCATGTTTCCCAGGCTCTTGCTCATCTTCTCCCCCCTTATGGTGAGCATGCCAGCATGCATCCAATATCTAACCCACGGTCTAATTCCAAACAGAGCCTCAGACTGCGCCCTTTCGTTTTCATGATGGGGAAAGATTAGATCCCCTCCTCCTGCATGTATGTCTATGGGGACCCCAAGATACCTAGAAGACATAACACTGCACTCTATGTGCCATCCAGGCCTCCCTTCCCCCCAGGGGCTGCTCCAATGGGGCTCTCCCTCCTTCATTCTCTTCCAGAGAGCAAAGTCGAATGGATTTCTCTTTTCCCTGAGCGTCTCTTCCTCCTGTCTCCAGCTCTCCATGCTCCTCCTACCTGATAGCTCTCCGTAGTATGGGTATTTACTCACATCGAAATATACGCTCCCATTTGATTCATATGCGTAACCAAGCTCAATGAGTTTCTGAATTGCGGAGATAATCTCCTCTATATGATGGGTTACCCTGGGAGAAAGAGTGGGATATATTTTCAGCTTGCTGAGAGCTTCAAGATATGCTTTTATGTTCTCCTCCGCAACTTCTTCCCATTTCTTCCCAGTCTCCTGTGCTTTTTTTATTATCTTATCATCTATGTCGGTTATGTTCTGTATATGGACTACGTGATATCCCCTGAGCATGAGGTACCTCTTGACGGCATCGAAAGCTATATATGTCCTAGCATGCCCGAGGTGAGATCTGTCGTATACTGTTGGACCGCAGACATACATTCTCACTATTCCAGGCACAGCTGTCTGGAATGACTCGGTTCTTCTAGATGCTGTGTTGTATACTCTCAGCTCTGGCAGACTGCTCATCTTACTGACCTCAGCAAAAATATTGGAAAGAGGATTATTATCGTTTCATCTTGATTGCTATGAGCGCTCCAAATATAATTGTGATTAGGGCAGCTATGGGGAGAGGCACAGATATAGGGATGCTGACGCTGCAGGAAGAAACCGAAGGATCATCCAATGTGAGGATCTGTTCGCGACTCATGAATGAAATGCTCTCATTTGTTGAGCTTCCACAGGTAAGTGTTGAAAGTGTTAGCACGTTGGGCAATCCAAGCAAGGATGTTTGTATAGCTGCTCTAGCCCTAAAGACCCCCCTCCCCTCGATGGGATTGTTTAGAGTAGCATTTGAAAGCACATTGCCCTGAGAGGTTGAGATATAGAGAAGCTGAAATGATAGAGAATATGCATAAATTCCACTATTTCCATGAACTGTGGATGCGAGAGATGAAAGGTTCAAGGAAGTTCCCTCAGGAAGCCAAGCTGTGTAGTTTCCGTTGAGAAGCTGTATATTAACGAGAAACTCCCTTTCATATTTGAGAAGCACATCGACTGGAGAGTTAACAGTGAAGTTTAAGTCCAGGGCTGTTCCATTTGGCAAGAAAGCTCCAACTAGAACGAGCCTCGTATTATTATTAAAAGCTATTATCTTGCTTGAAAGCAAGTTGAGGTTTTCTCCTGGCTCTATCCATACATCGCTCTCATTGAACGGGCTAATGATTTTCACCAAGTATTCTGTAACATATATAGCCTCAAGCCTTCCAGGAGAGCTAAGGCTGAAGGTCTGCGGATTGATATAGGTTCCGTTGAACTTGAGGGAAGAAAGCACCAGAGAAGTTCTGTTTCCAAGATCTATCCTTTCTGGTATAAGCGAGAGGAAATCCCTTCCCTCTCTTATCCATATATTCTTTTCTCCATTATAGGTGAGAAGATCCACAAGATATTCTTTTCCATAAACTAATGTCAGGTTAATTGGGCCGGAAATTGAATAGCTGCTGAAGTCTATTTTATTGCTATCTATGAAAGCTGAAATAAGAACCATTCTCTCGCTCTGCGATAGATATATTGTTGTGTTTATTAGATTCATCAGAGGGGTTCCATCGATTGCCCAAATCGAGCTGTTTCCTAATGGGGAACTTACTCTCACCAGGTATTCTCTAGTATAATTGATGAAGACGACAGTTCCCATGGGGACCGTGCTTCCGTTTACCTCCCTCCCGTCCACATAGGCTCTTGGTAGGATTAGCCTTGTTCCGTTGCCCAAATCGATCTCCTTAAGATATTGAGATATGTCGTTGCTTTCCTGCATGAAAACTCCATAGGGAGTCACTACTATTACGGAGCTCGACCAGAGCTGGTAAGCTTCTGCATTTCCAGGAAGCACAGCTGCTGAGTGGGGGAAAATAGCTATGGAGTTTGCTCTAGCTCTCTCATAGGTAGCAGTTCCAATGCTCCAGGCCGCTAGAGGAGGGATCCAACTTCCAGAAAGATTGTAGTACAGAGAGAGCTCAATGCTTCCTCCACTGAGAACAGCTATTGGCTCTTCCGCTGAATATCCAGCAAATACGAGTTCCAGATCCAGAGGAGTGCCGTACGAAGTCTTTATAGAAGGATCAATGTAGATTTCTGCTCTATTGGCAGGAGCATAGGGCTCTATGAGCACAGAGTCGTAGACTTTTCCATCCAGAATGAAGTTCACAATAATGCTAGAACCTTTAAGAGCAGTGGAAATTGTTAAATCATGGGTTCCAAATGCTATGGTGCCTTCCTTCCCATAGGCATAGTACTGCTCTCCTCCTCCCCAATACCAATATGTTCCTCCATTTCCAACAATTCTTCCCTGAGAAAATTGGGATGGGGCTGATGTGGCATTCCATATATTGTCGATATATCCTAGCATTGAACCATAGCTGCTTTTCCAATTGAGGCAGTTCTGAAGCCAATATATCTGCCTTTTTCCATCAGCCAGATCGACAACGAGGAATGCATTGAGCTGAATGGAGAAGCCGGGAAAAGCCGCTGTGCCATTTGCATAATAGGAAATGGAAGATGGGGGATTGGTTATGTTCACAATGCCTCGCACCGAATTTGTTCTAATCGAATAGAAGAATGCTTCACCGGAGAGGGAGGTAACGCCATAATCAACCACTCCAACAGGTGCTATGCTTCCAAGCTGAGAGATTGTTGCCTTTATATTGCCATTTATCCAGGCTGCTACAGCAGGAGATCCGCAGAGCTCAACAGAGATGTAGCCGTAGTAATCAGCTGGATAGCTTCCAGGATTGTATATGCCTATCTCCAGAATTGCTGGTGTAGAAATGTTTGCAGTGAAAGTTAGGCTCAGATTGCTTGAAGCGCTACTTCTATATATCTCTTTTCCAGTTATGCTATCCTTGATAACTAGTTCCAATGGTTGCGTCGAAAATATAGATGAGAAGATGGAAATGCCTATGCTTCCGGGAGCAGATATGTTTTCAGAGTAGTAAACTTCATAGTTGGGGGCTATGCTTCCGAGCCTCTCATGCGAATAGGTGAAGTTGAGAGTTTCCATGTAGCATTGAAATGCATGCAGAGTTTCCCCCTGTGCCAGTGCTATTTTCCCCGATAGCAGGAGAAGAGTTACCAGCCACAACAGCGCTCCAGCAGTTAGATACCTGTTCATGATTGGGATCCTCACTTTAGAAAATCAGATCTTCTTCAACAGCTCTCCCAGCTTCCTCGCATATTCTTTTAGATTGAGCTCCTTTACCCTCTCCACAGATGCCCTTGAAAGCCTTCTCCACTCCCCCTCATTGTTCATGAGCCTGAGAACAGCATCTGCTGCCTCATCCCCATCCACATATCCAAGGGCATTTCTCCCATCCTCAGCCAGATCGCTCCATGCACCTCCAGATCTGTGAATCACTGCTGGAATTCCCCTGGCCATTGCCTCTGCAACAGCAATTCCCCAGTGCTCGTTTACTGTTGCATGCATGAATACCCTGGATCTGTCCATGATTTTAAGCTTGAGCTCGCTTGGAGCATTGAGCAAGAGGCATATGCTCTCACTGCATTCTTCCTTTTCAGAGATCTTGATCCCCATGCTCCCAGCTAGCTTCATCAGCCTACTCACATATGCTCTGGAATGGGGGGTGGAGGAGGACCCAATTATGTATAGCCTTATCTCAGGATCCTCCCTGAGGAGCCTCGGCAATACCTCCTCTATGACCCAGTGATACCTCTTCTCCTCGCTGTACCTCCCAATCATGACCACGCTCTTCTCCCTCTCCTCAAAGTCCCTTGGCCTCTCAACTATCTCCATCGATGGCGGGATTGGGGGGTTCAATACAGTGGGCTTCTCCCCATACACCTCCCTCACAATGTTTCCAGTCCAAGAAGAGTTTGTTAGAACGAGATTTGAAGCATCAAATGGATTTATACCTGTGAACTGCGGAAGAATCTTCTTGTATACCCACCAGTACAGATTCATCGGAAACCTACCGTACCTTTCGAGAATGTACGGATCGTTTCCATAGAAATACCCCTTCTTTCTGTAATCCTCGTTAACGGCTGCCTCAAGAGGAAAATGAATGTACTCTATGGTCTCTATTCCCCTCTCTCTGAGCTCTTTCAATGCTCTTCGTGACGTAGCCTCATCGGAAAATACTATCTCTGCATTGAATTTCTCAGCTGCTCTTTTCCCCACATTGCCTACGAAGAGCCTTAAGTAAATTCCAAATGCCTTCAAGTCTATTGGATAGCTATATGTTTCAAAGTCTTCCAGGGAAATGCCGTACCATTGGGGATACTTGCTAACATCTATTTTCATGGGTGAGGCGAGGACGGGATCAAATCCCATAGCTTTCAGAGCGATTGCCGTGGATGAGCATACAAGCTCTCCTCCTCCTGGCTCGTTCCAGTAGTGATGAAGAACTACAGCTTTAGCCATCTCAATCAACTACAGAGAATTATTGAATAACTGCTAAAAACGTTTTTTTACTAAGCAGAATTTCCCTTTTTCTTCTATGAGAACTCCATGCTCATTCCAACGTGGATCTGCTTGAACTTTGTCCCAAAGCTCCTCAAGAGCTCACAGCTGGCTCTCAATCCAGTACAGTGACCTGCGCAAATGGCATCGATATCAAGCTTAGAGAGATGGCTTACTGTTCTGATTATCCTCTCATCCGATGCCTCTGCTAGATGAAGGCCTCCTATGATGAACTTTATTTTCGTCTCACCGGTTAGAGCTCTTGCTTTTTCCAGGATGTTTATTATGCCTGAATGCCCGCACCCGGTAACTATTCCAATGCCACTTCTGAACTTTATGACAAGAGCTATGTCATCGGATATGATGTCGCGCTCCAGCACTCCATCCTTTCCAACAAACATATAGGGCTCCTCTACTTTCTCAAAATCATTCCTTCTCTCGATTTCTCCAGTTGTCAGAATGCCTGGGGCTATCTCTACAGGATCTCTGGATAGAATGGGATAGCCTCCCAATCTCTTCAACTCGCCTATTTCTGAAAATGACAAAATTCCAACAGGACGGATGAACGGCTCACTGATGAAGGATGTCTTGAGGGCAAGGGGATGCATTACGATGGGTATTTGCTTTCCTTCAGCTTTTTCGAGCACCTTCAGAAGCCCTCCTGTATGATCCCAGTGTCCATGTGTTATAACAATTGCATCAATGCTCTTTGGATCTATCTCGAGCATTTTCATGTTGAACAAAAGGGCCTCCCCGTTCCATCCAGTATCCACAAGAATCCTTCTCTTCTCCTCCCCCCAAGATGCCTCCAGAAAATATGAAGCGCCGTGCTGAGCGAGAAGTTTCCCTCTGAATCCTACCTGATTGTCCGCCAGGACTCTTATTCTTATTCTATCTACAAATTTATCCTTCATCATTGTCAACTCCCTATTTTTAATATGTAGGGGGTTTCCTATTAATCCGTTGCTTTGCTTCTTTATCTAGTTATTTATTATTTGAAAAATATATGTTAATATATATAATTTAGAACAATTTATAGAAAGATATATAAACTTTCCACTAAATTTGTAGATTAGTGACAAAATTGAGAAATCCATTCGATGAGCTGAACAGAACTGGGCTCACTCGTGGACATTTAAAGCTATTGATAGTCTCAGGATTTGGGTTCTTCACAGATGCATACGACCTGTTTGTAATAGGCGTTGTGCTTTTAATTCTCTCAAGCGATGCCTCTACATCATTTCACCTTGCTGGAAATGAAGTGGGTCTCATAGGTGCCTCTTCCCTAGCATCAGCTATTCTAGGACAGCTGCTATTTGGAAAAATAGCTGATGTCTATGGGAGAAAGAAGGTCTATGGAACAGAACTAGCTATATTGATAGCTGGAGCAATCATGAGTGCTCTTTCATGGAATTTCTCTTCCCTGCTGATTTCCAGGATCATTCTCGGAATAGGAATAGGAGGAGACTATCCAGTGAGTGCCACAATTATGAGCGAATATTCCAATGCGAGGGACAGGGGAAAGCTTGTTGGACTTGTCTTTTCCATGCAGGGGTTGGGCGCTATTTCTGCTGTTCTTGCTGCTTATTTTCTTGCATCGAAATTGCCTGCTGAGATTGCGTGGAGAGCTCTGCTTGGAATTGGAGCAATTCCTCCGAGCTGTGTTGTTTTTCTGAGAAGGAAAATTAGGGAAACTCCGAGATTCTCTCTCTTTGTAGCAGGTAACGAGAAAGAAGCATCAGAGGCCCTGAGAATTGTTTTGGGAGAGAAGGTCAGCAAGCAGATTGAAGGTGTTAGGGGAAGAGGTTCGGCATTTAGCTTCAATGAGTTTCTCAGAGAATATCGAAAGCCATTGATTATAACTTCACTTTCATGGTTTCTCATGGATATAGCATTCTATGGAACTGGAATATATTCTGGTTTCATAGTTTCTCAGATCGTCATGCTGCACTCATTTCAAGGAAGAATTCTAGCAGCGGGGATACCCTATTTCATTGGAGGCTTTGGATACTTCCTTGCAGCTTTTCTAATGGATAAAATGGGTAGGAAGAGGATACAACTGCAGGGATTCTTGGCGATGTCAGTGATATATATCCTAGTAGCGGCTTCTATAGTTGCTGAAGGGAGCAGGATAATAGGATTCTTATTTCCGAGAGAATTAGCGTTTCTGATCTACAGTCTATCGTTTTTCTTCATAAATTTCGGTCCAAACGAGACTACATTCGTTCTCCCATCAGAGCTTTTCCCAACCAAGTTCAGATCCACTGCTCACGGCATTGCATCTGCCTCCGGAAAGGCAGGAGCTGTAATTGGAACTTATCTCATGCCGTTTGCCCTTGAAAGTATTGGAGTGAGAGGAGTTCTGGTGATCCTTTCCATTGTTTCAGTTATCGGAGCCATAATTTCTCTTGGTCTGAAGGAGCCAGCAGGTCTCCCTCTCGAAGTTGTATCTCATGAGATTTGAGAGATCTTCCCCTCACAACACTTCTCGAACCTGCCCACGATGTGGGTATGTAGTGAAGAGACGAGTGAGCAGGGCATTCAAATGCATAAAATGCGGTTTCAAGCTAGATAGGCAGAAGCTGGCATCTCTCACATCTACCTCAAGTACACCAGTATGTTGGGTTTTTCCTGCAGCTGTGAGCCGGAGCTGGATGAAGGGGAGCTATGGGTTGGGGTTACCCTGAATGGGCGGAAACCGATAATGTGAGTACCGATAAAAGGTGCTCCGAGGTCTGTGAAGCCAAGAGTTACATCAGACTGCATCAACTAACATGAAACCCGAACCCCCGAAGGAAATTTACACGATCACTGAAACTATGAGCTGAAGAAAAGGTTATCGATATTTAGTTCAGAACCTTTGATAATTCTGCTAATTTGAAAAATTTATATATAATATATTTAAATTTTTCTTCGGTGATAGTCATGGCAGAGAAAGCTGATAGCGTAGGAAGGGCTCTGGGAAAGCTGATTTTATACATAGTTATTGTTGCAATTTTTCTCGGGATAGTTAATTACTTCTTCAATGTCTTTATACCTCAGATCGGAGAAAGCTATCCAAGCCTAAAAAGCTTAAGTATCCTCAAGGACTATTATCCATATGTAAATGCTATATTGATCCTCATCCTTGGATGGCTAATCATAGTTTCAACGGCAAATGCTTTCTATGCTATGCTGAAACCAAAATACGGGGTTTCAGCAGCAGGAGCGGTCAGAAGTCTTGTGAGGATCCTTGGAATTGCTGCCTTAATAGCTGGGGTTGCTGGAAGTGCTGCAGGAGGAGCTTCTGGCGTGGCCCTAGGTGGGTTCATTGGAATGATAGTCGGATATGCCACACAGCAAGTTCTGGGACAGGCTGTCGCTGGAATCTTTGTGCTAATTTCGAGACCATTCAAGATAGGCGATCTTATCGATGCTGCTGGAGAAAGTGGAGTTGAAGTTACTGAAGTAGCTACCCTTTTCACAATTGCTAGGAGAAAGGATGGCAATGTTGTACTCATACCAAACAATGCTCTGATAGGACAAAAGATAGTTATAAATGCTAGAAAAGAAGGATAAGGAACTCGAAAAATATGCTTCAGTGATTAATTTTTTTAAGGTTTAATCCAATACCCTTTTAGAAGTGTGCGCCGCGGTAGCTCAGCCTGGTTGGAGCGCCGGACTCATACGGAGTATGAAGCAATAGGTCGCTCCTGAGATATCCGGAGGTCCCGGGTTCGAATCCCGGCCGCGGCACTCTTCCTTAAAGCACACTCATCCACTCTGTGTTCTTTTTTTCTCTGCTTCTGAGCTCTTGATTGAGCCAAAAATGAGGGGCTTCTCCTTAAATATTCCATTTGGATTAATTAACAATATAGCTATGATTGAAATACTGAGAAGAAGATAGTCAAGCCAAGCTACATTGAATGCTAGGAAAGATGCCAGCTGCTGCTTATATGTGTAGATCAGTGTTCTTGCTGTAACGAAGACAAATGTTCCAACAACTGGCCCCAAGTTTGTGCCCATTCCTCCCAACATCATCATTACCCAAGGCCAAAATGTCCAGGAAAATCTGTCGAATGCAGTTGCTATGACACCTAGGGTGTAGTAAGCATATAGGCTTCCAGCAAGAGCTGCTGTGGCAGAGCCTATGAAAATTACTGTAGCTCTTTTTGCAGCTATGTCTTTACCCAGGGCACCTGCAGCATCTTCATTTTCTCTTATGGCTTTGAGAGCTCTTCCAAAGGGAGTTGTAAGCATTTTCCAGTATATGAGAAACACGATGATAGCAATGGCGGAGAGCAGAGCCGTGTAGTACAAGTATCTATTTCCACCAAGGGAATAGAAGGGATCTGGCACTTGAACTCCAGAGGTTCCTCCAGCTATTGGCTCATAATTGTAGCCAACAACCCTGATGGTTTCAGCCATCGCCAGGAGAGTGATACCCAGGTAGTCCTCTCTGAGCCTGACTGATGGGATAACGCTCAAAAGACCTATAATCCCTCCTACCAAGCTGGAGAGAGCTACTGTTGAGATGAATAGAAGAGCTGCTGCCCAAGCATTGGAGGATAGCCATGGATTGACTGTGGATACTATAATGTTGTTCTGAGTCACGTAGTTGCTCACTGAAATGGGATTGTTGCCTTGAAGAGCATTGTAGAGAAATACTCCTATCCTTGGAGAGAACCAAGCAGTAAATAGAGCGCCAGAAATTACCGCAAGCATTTTCCCAAAATTTGGAATCCCTGTGAATCCAGCTTCAAGGTTGAGGCTAATTACGACAATGAGATATATTGAGGCCATTGAAATGACTG
The window above is part of the Fervidicoccaceae archaeon genome. Proteins encoded here:
- a CDS encoding plasma-membrane proton-efflux P-type ATPase, which codes for MSSTKQTSTKDFEKISAEDAMKLLSTNAEGLSDSEAEERLKHYGLNAVEEKKENPMLEFLRRFWGPMPWLLEIAIALSLIIGHTIEAVIIAALLVINSIVGFAHQHSSKKVLETLKSKLALRAKVIRSGRLKNIEAKFLVPGDIVIVELGDVVPADCKILEGSISVDQSILTGESLPVDLSSGDVIFSGSVVRRGKAKCLVVNTGKNTYFGKTVELVRIARPKSHQQEIMLSITKYSMYLGIAVMIVASIFTYLTGLKNELISIIAFDVTILMGCVPVALPAVLTIMQAAGARELAQKGVLVAKLDAVEDAASVDVLCLDKTGTITMGSIEVTELIPLGSIDKKELLELALYASSTETGDPIDAAIARKAKELGIVPRGKQLSFTPFDPSLKRSEGIVELDGKRIRVSKGAPQIIKNLCKEASQNLEKIIEDLATRGLRTLLVSYGEEGGEMKIVGAIGLSDPPRPDSAELIRKLKEIYIKPKMLTGDSFLIAKEVSAKVGIGDKGASLSQIKSYDQEKFAQTIEMVDFIAEVYPEDKYSIVKGLQNRGHMVGMTGDGVNDAPALRQAELGIAVSNATDVAKASAGIVLLTPGLKGIVDAIIQSREVYQRALTWILNKVAKVIQFTLLLVLGLMWLRYDVLTLMGMALLIFANDFATMSLATDNAEPSLSPNKWSIRNLMISSSIIGIALLFEALIAIYLGLRLFAFGQHEMQTFILLVMVFTSQFRVLIVRERRWFWRTRPGRELSISIIGVIAAFLALGTLGLIVKPIPLTASLFSLIYSAAFTLGIDPLKVLIFRKVGLAAEK
- a CDS encoding class I SAM-dependent methyltransferase; this encodes MASSPSDKQVSLSYWSRIVKVLSDIPQIYDLANLIMSIGSVVYVREIFKINVRKLSTRTKFPVLDAGCGPGSSIKALLESLGEESYIIGLDPLTSMLEEALRRHGNRQGIELVRGVFEALPFRDGSISTITFSFSFRDAINYFRAAKEAWRVAREGAAVLILDLGKPLRKRIYSKILEGPYMLFLPAIAGAVLMGWRGITRYIELRRTYTRFMSTPAIKFLFQKIFGKAKCYYMLGGAVFILEAKK
- the cysS gene encoding cysteine--tRNA ligase, with translation MSSLPELRVYNTASRRTESFQTAVPGIVRMYVCGPTVYDRSHLGHARTYIAFDAVKRYLMLRGYHVVHIQNITDIDDKIIKKAQETGKKWEEVAEENIKAYLEALSKLKIYPTLSPRVTHHIEEIISAIQKLIELGYAYESNGSVYFDVSKYPYYGELSGRRSMESWRQEEETLREKRNPFDFALWKRMKEGEPHWSSPWGEGRPGWHIECSVMSSRYLGVPIDIHAGGGDLIFPHHENERAQSEALFGIRPWVRYWMHAGMLTIRGEKMSKSLGNMIYIDEVLKRWSPEVIRIWVLSSHYRSQLEFNEESLQQHEANQQRLATAYRELRASLRDFSQNFRLEDDEIKVIREIEYLHREFHEAMSDDFNTAAALKSARRATDIYFSILKRSWNPAIAAQLFSFLHEANLVFDFVPEEASLAREDERLKQMIELLIAVRRSLRERGLYELSDRIRSSLGEMGIELQDSGLETKYIMRK